From a region of the Betta splendens chromosome 5, fBetSpl5.4, whole genome shotgun sequence genome:
- the tpra1 gene encoding transmembrane protein adipocyte-associated 1 homolog: protein MLATVTAVVRFAQNNGSILPTAWDNTSAFPSWQPDSGANITKPHKCLQVLYEDVRDSRVRFWDLLLLVPNVAFFIFLMWKLPSARAKIRVTSSPIFVTFYLLVFVVAAVGITRAIVSMTVSASSAATIIDKVLWEITRFFLLAIELSVVILGLAFAHLESKSSIKRVLAITAVLALAYSITQGTLEILYPDSHLSAEDFNIYGHGGRHFWLASSCFFFLVYSLIVILPKTPLKERISLPSKRSFYVYAAILSLLNFVQGLGSALLCAGIIEGLCCVDVTTFLYFSAFAPLIYVTFLKGFFGSEPKILFSYKSQMDEPDDSDVHLPPTVATTLGRKELTDQGLFYSSTQIDGSGPGSSRVLGAYLDDVASGPYGSSSFNSIDADRWRPINA, encoded by the exons ATGCTAGCCACAGTGACAGCTGTGGTTAGGTTTGCCCAAAACAATGGCAGTATTTTGCCCACAGCGTGGGACAACACATCTGCATTCCCATCTTGGCAACCTGATAGTGGAGCTAACATCACCAAGCCACATAAATGCCTGCAGGTTCTGTATGAGGATGTTAGAGACTCCAG GGTACGGTTCTGGGACCTCTTACTGCTAGTGCCTAATGTGGCATTCTTCATATTTCTGATGTGGAAGCTTCCCTCAGCTAGGGCAAAGATTCGAGTAACCTCCAGCCCTATTTTTGTCACCTTTTACCTGCTG GTGTTTGTAGTTGCAGCAGTTGGAATTACCCGGGCTATCGTGTCCATGACTGTTAGTGCATCCAGCGCTGCCACCATTATAGACAAA gTCTTGTGGGAAATCACCCGTTTCTTCTTGCTGGCTATTGAACTCAGCGTAGTCATCTTGGGGTTGGCCTTTG CTCACCTGGAGAGCAAATCTAGTATTAAGCGTGTGCTGGCTATCACTGCTGTACTGGCTCTGGCCTATTCCATTACACAG GGGACTCTAGAGATCCTGTATCCAGACAGTCACCTGTCTGCTGAGGACTTTAACATCTATGGCCATGGAGGACGGCACTTCTGGTTGGCcagctcctgcttcttcttcctg GTGTACTCTTTGATTGTGATTTTGCCTAAAACTCCACTGAAGGAGAGAATATCTCTGCCAT CTAAGAGGAGTTTCTATGTGTATGCTGCCATCCTGTCTTTACTGAACTTTGTCCAGGGTCTGGGCAGTGCTCTCCTGTGTGCTGGAATCATAGAGGGACTCTG CTGTGTGGATGTCACCACCTTCCTGTATTTTTCTGCCTTTGCTCCTCTCATTTACGTCACATTCCTCAAAGGCTTCTTTGG CTCTGAGCCCAAGATCCTTTTCTCCTACAAGTCGCAGATGGATGAGCCTGATGACAGTGACGTCCACCTTCCCCCAACTGTTGCTACAACTCTCGGTCGAAAGGAGCTGACCGACCAGGGCTTGTTTTACTCCTCCACCCAAATCGATGGCTCAGGTCCGGGAAGCTCTCGTGTGCTTGGCGCATACTTGGATGATGTCGCTTCTGGACCCTATGGGTCTAGCAGCTTCAATAGTATTGATGCTGACCGATGGAGACCTATCAATGCTTAA